Proteins co-encoded in one Anopheles moucheti chromosome X, idAnoMoucSN_F20_07, whole genome shotgun sequence genomic window:
- the LOC128307271 gene encoding general odorant-binding protein 45-like, which translates to MTIRLKGTHNTHVGIITVYKCGADSEKDMQFQLNCVQRLTRATMNKFALSVLLLSVVAVSVESALQHYVVEKSFNQAQKECAEYQGVEHDDLLRYVKEGYPDVEEVRCLLRCVAFNLRFWNHTTGLQKHLVEGHFVPYPDDFHNVERTEACLAENLYTCDDDLCTQVYKAFQCYYQHYGALSECPQFVVNTYLEDLQVAYDLFGALAVSQSTLQNLAGGCFPSGEESLCFFYAFVTRSGLYSVDDGANLERLYYQYHEEVFNPNNAQTVACLQNQKKLACKKTVCQQAFDTFQACFGESRGLEYLLHTVFVDAAKNFLGQPVCYCTKGKTCPLHRCYGR; encoded by the coding sequence ATGACAATCCGGCTAAAAGGCACGCATAACACGCATGTCGGGATTATTACCGTATATAAATGTGGCGCCGACAGCGAGAAAGACATGCAGTTCCAGCTGAATTGTGTACAGCGACTAACTAGAGCAACAATGAATAAGTTTGCGCTTTCTGTCCTCTTGCTGTCGGTAGTAGCCGTCTCCGTAGAATCTGCACTGCAGCACTACGTGGTGGAGAAAAGCTTCAACCAGGCGCAGAAGGAGTGTGCTGAATACCAGGGTGTAGAGCATGACGATCTACTGCGCTACGTGAAGGAGGGCTACCCCGATGTGGAGGAGGTACGCTGTCTGCTGCGTTGCGTCGCCTTCAACCTTCGCTTCTGGAACCACACCACGGGACTGCAGAAACACTTGGTGGAGGGACACTTCGTACCGTACCCGGATGATTTCCACAACGTCGAGCGCACCGAAGCTTGTCTGGCCGAGAACTTGTACACCTGCGATGATGACCTCTGCACGCAAGTGTACAAGGCGTTCCAGTGCTACTACCAGCACTACGGTGCGCTGAGCGAGTGCCCGCAGTTCGTGGTCAACACCTACCTGGAGGATTTGCAGGTGGCTTACGATCTATTTGGCGCGCTGGCAGTCTCCCAGAGCACTCTGCAGAACCTGGCCGGAGGTTGCTTCCCGAGCGGCGAGGAGTCTCTGTGCTTCTTCTACGCATTTGTGACCCGCAGCGGACTGTACAGTGTCGATGATGGTGCAAATCTGGAGCGTCTCTACTACCAGTACCACGAGGAGGTATTCAACCCCAACAATGCCCAGACTGTCGCCTGTCTGCAGAACCAGAAGAAGCTTGCCTGTAAGAAGACCGTCTGCCAGCAGGCTTTCGATACATTCCAAGCTTGCTTCGGAGAGTCTCGCGGTCTAGAGTACCTGCTCCACACCGTGTTCGTCGACGCAGCCAAGAACTTCCTTGGTCAGCCCGTCTGCTACTGTACCAAGGGTAAGACTTGCCCGCTCCACCGTTGCTACGGACGTTAA
- the LOC128306449 gene encoding uncharacterized protein LOC128306449, with product MLITAEPGFGMECEGLRKNTVRCDFGFLRRDLTVLELHNFVEHYLDLQPEQVKFLQWNGIERCLYLRLDKLITAKRLVVLNHRRHTYPEGSQGSRVGLKLMDVPADVLLFDLSELVTDEQIKEIMEQYGVVLAIGHSQWAPGVRFAGISSGQRLVRMVIRKTLPRYVRIGNELSTVCYTDCDKTNNFLGFRMLHNVVRGWRFMGRVVRSITP from the coding sequence ATGCTGATCACAGCGGAACCTGGTTTTGGTATGGAGTGTGAAGGACTGCGCAAGAACACGGTGCGTTGCGACTTTGGCTTCCTGAGACGTGATCTAACCGTGCTGGAACTGCACAATTTTGTCGAGCATTATCTCGATCTGCAACCGGAGCAAGTGAAATTTCTGCAGTGGAACGGTATCGAGCGCTGTCTGTATCTGCGCTTGGATAAGCTGATCACGGCCAAGCGTTTGGTGGTGCTCAACCATCGGCGTCATACGTACCCGGAGGGGAGCCAGGGGTCCCGTGTCGGGCTGAAGCTGATGGATGTTCCAGCGGATGTGCTGCTGTTCGATCTGTCCGAGCTGGTGACGGACGAGCAGATAAAGGAGATCATGGAGCAGTACGGTGTGGTTCTCGCCATCGGCCACAGCCAGTGGGCTCCCGGGGTCCGCTTCGCAGGCATTAGCAGTGGCCAGCGGCTGGTGCGGATGGTTATCCGTAAGACTCTTCCGCGCTATGTACGCATCGGGAACGAGCTGTCGACCGTCTGCTACACCGATTGCGACAAGACAAACAACTTCTTGGGATTTCGTATGCTGCATAACGTTGTCCGTGGCTGGCGCTTCATGGGCCGCGTGGTACGCTCAATCACGCCGTAA